A segment of the Armatimonadota bacterium genome:
GTCCCCCGGCGGTCGCTGCCCGCCGCCACCACAACATCAGGCGCCACTTTGAGGACGTAGCCTTCCGGCCCCGGATCCTCCGGCAAGACCCGCAGCCCCTCCCGGGCCACCAGTGCGGCCGACCACCTGTTCAGCGCCGGCTCTCCCAGCACGATGATGTCGCGTGCTTCCCCAACCTCCGCGGCGCGCACCACCGGCAGCGCCCGCCCGGTCAGGGTGCGCAGCTCCGCGTTCAGGTCGCGTGCTGCGTAGAGGTCCTCCGCCGCAGCCTTGTCCCCCACCACGATGCGCGTCCGGTCGCTGAGGGGGAAGACCGCGGGCAGCCAGAGCAGGGACTGAGGTCGGGGGAGGATCTGTGGTGGCCGCGATGATGGTGCCCAGGCGTCGGGCACCGCCGCCGGGGGGGCCGCGGCCGCTACGCTCACCGTCACGGCCATCGCCAGCAGCGCCAGGGCAGCCCGCGCAGAGGTCATCTCTCGCCGGCCGGGTTCAGAGCCGGGCGGTCCACTGCCTGGCAGCCCAGTCCAGGGCCTCTTTCGGGGTCATCTTGCCGAAGAACGCGGACTCGATGGCCTCGCGGAAGATGCGGTAGAGGTCGGCGGCATGGGGGACCACCACCGTGAGGTCACGTGCATAGGGCAGCTCCGCCACAGCTACCACCCGCGCCCGTTCCTCCGCGCCGGCTCCACCCTGGGTGAAGAAGGGATGCCCCGCCGCCGCCCGCGTGGAAGGCAGGATCACCGTCAGCCTGGAAAACGCCAGCTGGTTCTCATCGCTGGTGACGAAGAGACCGAAGGCCACCGCCGCCTGCTGGTGCCGGCTGGCCTTAGGTACGGCGATGGCCATGGTGGGCAGGTGGATGACGTTGCCTCTTCCCCGGGGGTGGGAGGCCACCAGGGTCTGGGCGTAGACCTCGGGGTTGTCCCGCTTCACCCGCAGGAGGAACTGGGGCCCTGTGATCAGGATGCCCAGCTGGCCCGCGCTGTACCGCTCGGTGGCGCCCAGGTACCCGCGGCGCAGGGTGTCCTCGGGAAAGTAGTCCTGGCGAAAGAGCTGCACGTACCTGGTCAGGTAGGCCACGTGCGCCGGGGAATTGAAGACCGCCCGGTTCCCGTCCGCGCTAAGGACGGGCAGCCCGTGCTCCTGGAAGCGGTGCAGCAGGCGGATGCCGTCCACGTTGGGCATGAACCCGTATACCCCGGTGCGGTCTTTGATGGTCCTGGCGTGGGCGATCACCTGCTCTTCGGTGGCCGGAGGCTGCAGGGGGTCCAGCCCCGCCCGGCGGTACAGGCCGGCGTTGTAGGCGAGGATGTTGGGCGCCACATACCAGGGCAGCCCGTAGCTCCGGCCACGGTAGCGCAGGGAGCTCCACAGCCCGGGGAAGTAGCGCTGGCGCACGGCGGGTGGGACCGCAGCGTCCATGTCCACCAGCAGCCCCTGCTCCGCCAGCCGCAGGACCATCTCCGTGTTCAGGTTGACCACATCGGGAGCCAGGCCTCCGGCCAGGGCCGCCAGCAGCTTCTGCTCCACGGCGGCGAACTGGACGTCCACCCAGCGCACGCGCACCTCCGGGTGCGCCCGGGTGTATGCCCCCA
Coding sequences within it:
- a CDS encoding glycoside hydrolase family 20 zincin-like fold domain-containing protein encodes the protein MTSARAALALLAMAVTVSVAAAAPPAAVPDAWAPSSRPPQILPRPQSLLWLPAVFPLSDRTRIVVGDKAAAEDLYAARDLNAELRTLTGRALPVVRAAEVGEARDIIVLGEPALNRWSAALVAREGLRVLPEDPGPEGYVLKVAPDVVVAAGSDRRGT
- a CDS encoding sugar ABC transporter substrate-binding protein, giving the protein MLRTALALVLLGVTAAPTAAVPQVTLEFWTISLQPFFTDYVNGLVGAYTRAHPEVRVRWVDVQFAAVEQKLLAALAGGLAPDVVNLNTEMVLRLAEQGLLVDMDAAVPPAVRQRYFPGLWSSLRYRGRSYGLPWYVAPNILAYNAGLYRRAGLDPLQPPATEEQVIAHARTIKDRTGVYGFMPNVDGIRLLHRFQEHGLPVLSADGNRAVFNSPAHVAYLTRYVQLFRQDYFPEDTLRRGYLGATERYSAGQLGILITGPQFLLRVKRDNPEVYAQTLVASHPRGRGNVIHLPTMAIAVPKASRHQQAAVAFGLFVTSDENQLAFSRLTVILPSTRAAAGHPFFTQGGAGAEERARVVAVAELPYARDLTVVVPHAADLYRIFREAIESAFFGKMTPKEALDWAARQWTARL